A single genomic interval of Macaca nemestrina isolate mMacNem1 chromosome 14, mMacNem.hap1, whole genome shotgun sequence harbors:
- the LOC105485647 gene encoding transmembrane protein 215: MRPDDINPRTGLVVALVSVFLVFGFMFTVSGMKGETLGNIPLLAIGPAICLPGIAAIALARKTEGCTKWPENELLWVRKLPCFRKPKDKEVVELLRTPSDLESGKGSSDELAKKAGLRGKPPPQGQGEVSMASSITTPTPTEEGECQSLVQSGHQEETSRYLDGYCPSGSSLTYSALDIKCSARDRPECPEPEDSIFFVPQDSIIVCSYKQNSPYDRYCCYINQIQGRWDHETIV; encoded by the coding sequence ATGCGGCCTGATGACATTAACCCGAGGACTGGGCTGGTGGTGGCCCTGGTCAGTGTCTTCCTGGTCTTCGGTTTCATGTTCACCGTCTCTGGGATGAAAGGGGAGACTTTGGGAAACATCCCCCTCCTGGCCATCGGGCCAGCCATCTGCCTACCAGGCATCGCGGCCATTGCCCTGGCCAGGAAAACCGAGGGATGCACTAAGTGGCCAGAGAACGAGCTTCTATGGGTCCGCAAATTGCCCTGCTTCCGGAAACCCAAAGACAAGGAGGTGGTGGAGCTGCTGAGGACCCCTTCAGACCTGGAGTCCGGCAAGGGGAGCTCAGATGAGCTGGCTAAGAAGGCGGGCCTCAGGGGGAAGCCTCCCCCACAAGGCCAGGGTGAGGTGTCCATGGCCAGCTCCATCACCACCCCCACACCCACGGAGGAAGGAGAATGCCAGAGCCTGGTCCAGAGTGGGCATCAGGAGGAGACGTCCAGATACCTGGACGGCTACTGCCCCTCGGGCAGTTCCCTCACCTACAGTGCCTTGGACATCAAGTGCTCAGCAAGGGACAGACCTGAGTGCCCTGAGCCCGAGGACAGCATCTTCTTTGTGCCCCAGGACAGTATCATCGTTTGCTCCTACAAGCAGAACAGCCCCTATGACAGATACTGTTGTTATATCAATCAGATACAAGGCAGGTGGGACCACGAGACCATCGTCTAA